Sequence from the Tripterygium wilfordii isolate XIE 37 chromosome 10, ASM1340144v1, whole genome shotgun sequence genome:
aaaggcaaacaaGAGTCTTGAACAAGGGACCCACCCCCCTCTAATCTATGAGACAGAGACGGCAGTTTCATTTCTGAAGCTGCTTCTCTTGCACAGtttgtttgaataaatttcatttttttttcactctctGGGGTTTTTCTTGAATTCTTGGTAGATTTCTCCCTTTGAGAAAAAACcatctatatatattaaaattacaTAAAGGTGAGAGCTTTTGTATTTCTTATGGGGGTGTGAATTCTCAAGCGAAGCGGAAGTCTCTGTTTCACACCTTTCAATCGCCAAACCATGGAAGGAGAATCTAGGTCTTGAGTCTTGACAGCTCCAAAGTATAAACAGGTCTGTTTCttagtcattttttattttttttaccccTCAATTCTTGATCGTTCTGTAATGGAATAACTCTATCTGTTCTTACACTTAATTGGGCTTTCTCCCATTCTCAATCAGTTTCAGAATACCCGGCTGGGTCTGATCTCTTGGGTCTGTTCTATTTCTGATAGATTGAATGTTGAGATGttgaaattttaataaaaaaagccCTTTTGGATTTTGTGGGTGTTTTGAAATATGGGATTTTGACCACATATGCATTTTCATTTATCTTGAAGATCTATACTCGAGCTAGAAGATTTTCTGAGATATTTTGAGTTTTGTGGTTTGTGTAGACTTGGCGTATTGGGTTTCGGAATTAGGGTTTTGGGATACCATGGAAGAGGTTGAAGAAGCTAACAGGTCAGCTGTGGAGAGCTCCCACAAAGTGTTAAGTCTGTTGAGTTTGCCCCAAGATCAGGTTCAGTATAGAAATCTAATGCTGGAAACTGGAGAGGCTGTGTTTAGGTTTAAGAAGGTTGTTTCTCTTCTCAATACTGGTTTAGGTCATGCAAGAGTCAGAAAGCTCAAGCAGTTACCAAACTCATGTCCCAAGAGTATTCTTTTAGATTATCAACAGAATAGAACAGACAATCCATCCAAAACTCTGCAGTTACTTCAGTCTAGTTTTCAAGAGAACCCACTTGAGGGATTAGGCTCAAATGCTAAGAACTCTCTGTATATGGGAAACCCAACTTTGGAATTGAGCTCAAATGGGAAAAGTCTTCTGCAGCTTGCTCAACAGACAACATCATCATCACAGTATAACTTGCTCCAACAGCAGCAACAGCTACAGCAAAGGTTGCAACTTCACCAGCAGCAGCTGAAACAACAAGCTGAGATGATGTTTCGTAGGAGCAACAGTGGTATAAACCTGAATTTTGATAGTTCTAACTGCACACCCACAATGTCATCCACTAGGTCCTTCATATCTTCCTTAAGCATAGATGGTAGTGTGGCTAATATGGATGGAAGTGCCTTCCACTTGATGGAGTCTCATCGTGCCTCTGACCAAAATACACAGCAATACAAGAGGAAGTGTTCTGGAAAGGGAGACGATGGAAGCGTGAAATGCGGAAGCAGCAGTAGATGTCACTGCTCAAAGAAGAGGTTGGTTGGATTTCCTTGCCACGATCAGCTTGTCAGTTGCCAGTGTAATGGtttttcatcttcaagaactctAATGGGTTATTCTTTTGACAGGAAACATCGGGTGAAAAGATCAATCAAGGTTCCTGCTATCAGCAACAAGCTTGCCGATATCCCTCCTGATGAATATTCGTGGAGAAAATACGGTCAGAAGCCCATAAAGGGTTCTCCTCACCCTAGGTGAACTTCAGTTTTCCTTATTTGATGTAGTTGTATATTGTTCTGGTGGTAAAGAATGATTGACTAGTCTGTTAATAATGCTTTAAGAATCATATTATCTTTGCTTTTGTAGAATTGCTCATTTGttttacagtttttttttggCGCTTGTTTACCGTTTTATGTGCATAAAGAAACGAGATTATTAGATCAAAGGTATGAGTAACATCAATTGAAGATAACTTGCGAGAAAAccatttaagatggtatgagcATGTACAATGTAAAGATAGCGGTGCGGGAGTGAagagaatcgagagaatttgtataggagagagtaggaaatGAATAGGATGACCTAAAAAGATATGACTTGAAGTAGTAATAAATGATATtgattcaataggagttgatgaaagtatgatcctagataaaaataaatggCATAATCTATACACGTAGTGGATTCTCGTTGATTTTATCATAGACTCGTGTAGCCGAcctcaaacttttgggataaaggcttggatgatgataaattgataatgaTTAGTGATAGCAGAGTTTTCTTTCCATTATTTTGGTGGAGGTGCAACAAATTGTTGTATGGATGAAGTTGGTTTTCTCTAGCGCACATTCATCATAGATGGCTATAATTTTCAAATTGTGCTCGTATTCCATATGATTCAATGGTTCGTCGATTGTGCAGCAGTAACGAACTGGTTTCTGTATAATTATGTTTTGTTGTTTCTCATTTTCCTATGGTGCTTATTTATATATGGAATTACTTATTCTTAACTTTTGTGAAAGTTCTGATGATGTTTCTGTTTTTGAACTTTTTCAGGGGATATTATAAATGTAGCAGCATGAGAGGTTGTCCTGCAAGGAAGCATGTGGAGCGGTGCTTGGAAGACCCGTCCATGCTTATTGTGACCTACGAAGGGGAGCATAACCATCCAAGAATACCATCACAGTCTGCAACAACATAATCCTCAAGAAGAGCTTCACTAAAATGCATCAACCCCCCCTTGTGCAATTTATGTCACTGTTATTTGTGATTGGCTTGAATGGCTCCTGGACTTTTTTTGCGTAGTTTGAGTATGACATATAGCGGGAGCATTGTGGCTTTTGGAAATTGGCATTCCGATCTTTTTGAACTGTTTGGCAGGTGGGTGTAAAGCCTTGCAATGAACTGAAGAACAATGTGGATTTTGGGGGGTGTTGAATTGTAAGGGATCTTTCATGGAAATCAATGTTTTAAGCATTTGATTAGTTTCATTAACTGCCTGCCTCCAatgtggttttgtttttaattgtCGATTAGCGGTTTTCTGCTGGCTTTATGTCTCTAACCGGCGTAGCATACACACAAGAGCGATAGTTGTGGATCGCTAGGTATT
This genomic interval carries:
- the LOC120007768 gene encoding probable WRKY transcription factor 21, yielding MEEVEEANRSAVESSHKVLSLLSLPQDQVQYRNLMLETGEAVFRFKKVVSLLNTGLGHARVRKLKQLPNSCPKSILLDYQQNRTDNPSKTLQLLQSSFQENPLEGLGSNAKNSLYMGNPTLELSSNGKSLLQLAQQTTSSSQYNLLQQQQQLQQRLQLHQQQLKQQAEMMFRRSNSGINLNFDSSNCTPTMSSTRSFISSLSIDGSVANMDGSAFHLMESHRASDQNTQQYKRKCSGKGDDGSVKCGSSSRCHCSKKRKHRVKRSIKVPAISNKLADIPPDEYSWRKYGQKPIKGSPHPRGYYKCSSMRGCPARKHVERCLEDPSMLIVTYEGEHNHPRIPSQSATT